Sequence from the Nocardia brasiliensis genome:
GGCCCGGGTGTGGGCCTGCCGGTCGACTCGGGTGAACATCGCTGCGACGCTGGCGAATTGGGCGCCCGTGCGACGCCCCGCACTTGGTTGCGCAATGTTTGCTGTAACAGTAAACCTGGGTAGTCGGTTACCTGACTCGTCGGTTTGCCGCGTGTCGGATGGGGTTTCCGGGTACGGTGACAACTTGATGAATTCCGGAAGAATCACCGGCCTGTTCGGGGATTCGGAATTCGACTTATCGCTGATGTGCCCGAACGTGTCGCGACCGGTCCGGCCGATCGTGGCTTCCCTGGAGACGACGCCGCAGGAGGCAGATCCGAGACATAGAAATGCCCGGGTGCGCACCCCCTGCAGCGCACCCGGGCAGGAAAACTATACCAGCTGGTGTGTTTCAGGTTTTTCGCAAGTTTTCGTACCGAAAGTTTGAAACTGGGCGAAAACCCGGTTTGAAGTATTGATAAAACTCATAACTTCGCGCCAAGGGCCCGTTCCTTTGGGGGTGGCTGTTTGGCGGCGAGTAGGCTTCGGAGGCGTTTCGAGCATGGCACGGCAGCAAGAGCGGGCCCGCCGGACACGTGCGGCGATTATCAGGTCCGCCGCCGTTGAGTTCGGGAAGAGCGGCTATGCCGCTGCATCGCTCAACCGCATATTGGAAGGGTCGCGTGCCACCAAGGGCGCCATGTACTTCCATTTCGATTCCAAGGAAGATCTCGCGCGTGCCGTCCTGGAGACGGCGGTCGAGCGCTACCGCGCCTCGGCCGAGCGTTGGCTCGCGCGAACGGATCTCGGACCCCTCGACATCCTGCACGGCATGATCGACGAGATGGCATTGCGGCTCGAGCACGACATCATCGTGCAGGCCGAATACCGATTGATCATCGAACCCGACTTCTATCGGGACGTGCAGACCGGTGGCGGGCGCATCCTCGGACGCGCCACCCGCGCGCTCGCCGTGCGCGCCATCGACCAAGGGCAACTGCGCGCGGGCGCGGACGCCGACCGCTTCACCCGCACCCTCGTCGCCGCACTGGCAGGCCAGCGCTACCTGGTCGACGCCCACGGCACGGGGATCGACCTGCGGACCCGATTCGAGGAAGCGCTCGAGGTCGTCATCGAGTCCATGGCCACCCCCGAATGGGCTGAGAAGTTCCGCAGCGACGGCTGGCGCACCCAAGCCCGCCTCGAAGAGCTCAGTTTGGGGCTTTGACCAGCCGGTTTGGTTAACGAGTCCGGTCTGTCATAAGCTAACCGGGCTCCCAACGGACAGCCGTTGAAGCCGGTTCCGGAGAAATCCGGAGGCGAGCCCCCTTCGTCTAGCGGCCTAGGACGCCGCCCTTTCAAGGCGGTAGCGCGGGTTCGAATCCCGTAGGGGGTACGGTCTTCGGATCGTTGGAAGCACAGCAAGGCCCTGTGGCGCAGTTGGTTAGCGCGCCGCCCTGTCACGGCGGAGGTCGCGGGTTCGAGTCCCGTCAGGGTCGCAAGTGAGCGCCGGAGCAATCCGGCGTTTCGCGTATGGCATTCAACTCGGGTGCCTGCGGCCAGGTAGCTCAGTTGGTACGAGCGTCCGCCTGAAAAGCGGAAGGTCGCCGGTTCGATCCCGGCCCTGGCCACCAAATCCCCTCACCAGAACCCCTGGTAGAGGGGATTTTTGCGTTCGTACCCGGGCCGGGCATCGTCCACTCGTTGACCTTGGTTGACCGCCGAGAACCGGGGCTTGGTGCACGCGGGGGGCACGGAGCTTGACGGCCGAATGTCGTGAGATGCGACACGGTTGTCGTAGGCGGTGAAAGACTGGGCGGATGGAGACAGAGGCGGTTGGTGTAACCGACGTTGTCGAGGGAGACATCATTCGGGATCCTCTGGGCGCGGATGTCTGGCGGCAGGTCGTGCGCATCGGTGAACCCGTTTCGGAGGTCAAACCAGACGGGTCGGGTGAGTACTGGACGGCGTACTACTTCGAGGGACCGATCGTGAAACCGATCCTCGACTACGACCCTGTGGGAAACGTCGTCGCGGGGTGGGATCGTTTCACCTTTCGCGACGATCAGCGGGTAGTTCGCCTCCGGAAGACGTAGTGACGCACGAGGTTGCCGACTGGTCTTCCCCTGCTTCCTCATACTGGCCATCCCTGAGCGGAGGGAGGTCGTGTCAAGGGCGCTCTTTCCCTTGACTCGGCCGAGCGAGGTCAGACAATTGGGCCATGAGGAGGCAGGGACTGCGCGACCGGTGGAGCCACCATCTCACCGCGGCTTCCCGGCATTCTCGTCATCCTCGGGGCGGGACCACAGCCAGTCACCCCGTCCGATGCCGGCCGATTCGCTTCGGAGTGCGGAGGTAGGTCGGGTACGGCTCCCGGCGTGCTCAGCACTATCCGGTTATTGCCTAAAGCGACCAGGAGTGTCCTGGAGTGACGTTGTGGGCGCATGCAGGCCCGCCGACGCGGTCGACGCGCCCAGGCGGCGCCTTTTCAGCCTGGCTGCGCGTCGTAGCGCGGCGGCGGGCGCGCATGCGCCCGCCGCAGGCGCTCTTGACTCTCAATGGCGGAATTCGGCAGCAACCGTTGTTCGTACGGTGCGTGCTGTTGTGACCGGAACGGGCTACCCGATCGGTTCCGGAGCAGACATCGTCGGGGCCGCTAGCGGGGCTCGGCTGCAGGTCA
This genomic interval carries:
- a CDS encoding TetR/AcrR family transcriptional regulator — protein: MARQQERARRTRAAIIRSAAVEFGKSGYAAASLNRILEGSRATKGAMYFHFDSKEDLARAVLETAVERYRASAERWLARTDLGPLDILHGMIDEMALRLEHDIIVQAEYRLIIEPDFYRDVQTGGGRILGRATRALAVRAIDQGQLRAGADADRFTRTLVAALAGQRYLVDAHGTGIDLRTRFEEALEVVIESMATPEWAEKFRSDGWRTQARLEELSLGL